A segment of the Phoenix dactylifera cultivar Barhee BC4 chromosome 15, palm_55x_up_171113_PBpolish2nd_filt_p, whole genome shotgun sequence genome:
AGCCTCCCTTTGAAATGCCAAAGCTATGATGATGGATGTGAGCATCCGTGCGTGCGTTTGTTTAGTCACATATTGATTATTCGCTAAGtaaatcttgagtacttatataaaatcaaaaaacacaaaataataccttccaactaGCTATTTTATATGtagtcctaggttgttacaaatgatatcataGCGGACCTGGCTCATAACCTATATGGATTAGAGGACACTGCAACACAGATTCATTAGGATTGACCACTGGCTGATTATGGTGCTtgcgattagatttgaataaatttaaaccCTTAGCATGATGAGGACATCAGGACTTAAACGAGGGGAGTATGctagattgttacaaatggtatcaagcGAATCTGGCCCATAATCTATATAGACTATGGAATACTGTAGCATGAATTCCTTAGGACTAATCACGGGCAGATTATAgcgcttgtgattagatttgaattctTAATCCGACGAGAACGTCAGAGCTTAAATGGAGGAGTATATAAGGATCCATACGGACGCGTGTTTAATCTCACATCGATTATTTActgaataaattttgaatatttatataaaattaaaaaaattaaaataatatttttgattaactattttAGACGAGGTCTCGTGGTGCAACGAAGTATATAACTTCACCGACTGTCGACGAGGTTGCAATCTAATGACAGTCACAGACAACATTTTAGCAATGAGGCCGCGTGGTTGGCTTTCCACGCTGCTTGTCCCATCATAAGACAATGAGTGGATGTGAAATCAGaggaaaataataaataacCTCCCACGTAGGATCCACTAAATTGTACACTATGGTAGGTGGAACAAAAACATGCCAAACTTAGGAGAAGCTAAAGCACTGTCCCATTGGTGTTAGAGCTTCACTTTTTGCTTTGTGGGACTCCACGCCAGTATTAAACAATGCTATTTGAACTTCAAAAAGTTCAGTATTCTATagctttatggatttaaaagtaAGGATCAAAGGAGAAAGCGCGTTCCCCAGCACAAAGCACATGTGATCTTAGAATATAAATTGGAACGCGTAATCTTTGTAACAAGCTTTAGTTGAAGCAATTGATCTTGGAAatttcaagaagaagaagaaggaaaaaaaaaagaacatgctCTATTGGAAAGCAACCATCGATTACTTCGGCTACCGCTTAACATGACTTTTAAGGGGCGGTGGACCCTctctatgtgtaccaaaaagtTTGTGGTCGGTTGAAAAAACAAAGGGAAAAAACCCAAAAATTGTCCCAGTCGGCAACCAAATCCATCGCCGACAGCCGTTGATTCCGCCGTTTTTCTGGTTTCTGCGGCGACCAAAAACTCATTACTCAACATACATTAGCAGGCTCACGCTGGTGGACCTTTTGCTTAATAGATTCatctttcatcaaaatctaataTATTCATGGTCAAACCTCAATCTAGACATCACAATGGACATAGTAACAGCCAGCGATATTCTTTCGGCTGGTATATCTCCTCATCATATTGATCGTAATCCTGGATAAGATGTATTCTAAGATGATTTGTCCTCAACTTTGTTTGTGCATTACAGACTGCAACTAAATCTGATGCTAGCCATGATGCCATGAATTATTACCCCCCCAAAAAACCATGCCATGATTTGTCGAGACTGGTTCATGGCGATGGAGGAGTTTAGTTTTGGATTATGTTACGCCGCTCCTCAGATGCTAGTCATGATGCCATCATGGTACATCTTCAGTTCTTCACTTTATTAATCATCACTCTTCATATGATTAGTAAGTAGGAAGTATTTTGTGATGCTTATTTTATAATTAATGTTAGTGTATGGAATTGAATTGGTGATAGTATGTCTGACTTTGGACAAATACTTTAGCGACATTCATTTAGGTAACATGGGGGGAAACGAAACAGATCGACTGAATTAAAGTCAAAACGGACTCTCTTACACATGCATGAAAccttgggcgcttcaacacctgaAGGGAGCGAGTGctccaaggaaaaaaaaacagtgaCGCAAATTTACacaaaagcaaacacaaaaaggAACATAGAGGTTGtacttcttgtgcaaaaaaaaaaaaaaaaaaaaaaaaaaaagccatctTAGTTCGCATAAATCCATCGATGGATTGTGAAATGAtagctttgagatctatggagGCATATGAATGAGGTTCATTCTTTAATGGAAAATACAACCCTGGTTCATCACCGGATTGTATTGCATGGATCTCAAAGTGCTCCGAACTTCTTTATTCATCCGCCAGCACAGATCTCCAAATGACCATTGCACGATCCAACGCTGGATTCGTGCGGAGGGAGGGGAATCCTCCTTTTGCGTGAAGGACACAACGGCAGTCCTCTCAGGAGCCGGCCCGAGTCTTGGCTGCAGAGGCAGGAATCTACGAAGGTCTTGAGGCGTCGGATCGCAACATTGAGGGTGTCCACTGAGATGTTGGCAAAGCAGACACGAAACCACCCGGGCTCGTTGCAGTGACATGAAGAGCCCGGCGAGATGTTTAGTCCCACTTCATACAGCATCTTCTTCCACAGCTCCCTCTCTCCTTCAAATGTCTTGGACTCGAGCAGGTGTCTCATGTCCGCCCAGCAGTACAGCCCTGCATTGCTCCTCAAACAACCAACACCGGCAGTCTGGAGTCCCTTGACAAGTTGCCTGTGCCGCTCCTTAAGCCTCCTCTTGTTCTCCTCGGTGTATTTTCTCATGAATTCCTTGTCggagagcagctccgagaggaGGTATTGGGTGTGGGAGGAGATCATGCCGAAGCTTGACATCTTGGTAGCGGCAGCCACGACGTAGTCATTGCGAGAGTAGATTGCACCCACCCGGAATCCCGGGAGCCCAAGATCTTTCGAGAGACTATTAACGATGTGCACGCGGTGCGAAACATTGCCTCTACCGATCATGGCCTCTGCAACGCTGATGAACCCAGGGGAACCAAAGCTGGTCCCCGAGTAGATCTCGTCGCTGACGAGATGGATGTCTCTGGCGACGACAAAGTCGAGAAGGGTGTCGAGTTCATGTCGGGTTGTCGAGGTGCCCAACGGATTCGAAGGGTTTGTTATCAGGACTCCTTTTACTCCCAAGTGGAGTTTCTTGGCCCGTCCATATGCTTCTTCTAGAGCGGCTTTTGTGATTTCGAAGCCATTGGAGCTCGAGCACTGTATGGGAACAATCTCCACTCCGGTTCGCCATTTGAGGTCTCTATCAAACCTGTCGGAGTTGTGGTAAAATGATCTTAGAGTATGGTACTATTTCAAGTATATTGGAGAACTTATAGACGGCATGCACAAGGCAGTCGAAAATATGGCAGAAGAAATTGATACCCTGGGTAATATGGGGTTGGGAGAAGGAATGCTTCGCCGGGTTCAGCGAGACAAAACATCAGAATCTCGTTAGCCGAAGTGGCACCTGCTGTGAGGACAAGGTTGTTGGATTCGAATCTTACTTTGTTTCCTCTTAAGTATCCCATGTAATTTGCCAGTGCCTGccagtattaaaaaaaaaaaaacttttacggTGTCCCTAAAAACTAGCTTAGTCCTTGAAACCGTAATCCAGTGTGGTCAAAAAGaggagaacaaaaaaaaaaaaaaaatgacgcCCTTGATTGCGACTGGATAACTTAAATGGTGGACTTACTTTCTTGAAAGCAGGAAAGCCACGATAATCCTGGAACAGTGCCAGCTCGCGGAATATGGATGCAGTACCGTCTCTCTTGAACCCCGCTAGGTTGGGGTGACTCTCGAGCCACGACTCGATGAGATCGAACGATAGCTGCCAAAAGACGAACAAAGAAATGATGAGATTGTTGCTGCAATATTACAGTACAATAGGGTTGTATGGCGTTTGATGGTGCCGACCTGGTTCTCTGCAAGGCCCATTTGAATGATTCCACTTGTGTTGGTGTTTGGGTCGTAAGGGTTCTTCTCATACTCCTCCCACCCCAGAAAGTAAGAGGAATCCTGTCCATGAGAGTCGCATGCAGCCTTTCTTGAGAGCAGATTCTTATGCATTTTGTTGTGTGGGAAAAGGATGGAGGGATGAACAACACGCTTTAGGAGAAAGCAAAGGAGAAAGAGCAAGAGAGTATTCTTGGTTGATGCTTGGTTGCTGGACGGAGTAGTAGTTCCATATATAGAGAATTTTTGACTCGAGGAACGAGCTAGATGTGTCTTCTGACCACCGAGGACAAGTGGAGAGGACAAGTGGCATATTTCCAAGCGGTAAAGGGGTTGGTACAGGTTGGGGTCCTTCgcgcgaaagaaggattcaacTTCTTTCGCACGGATCCACATTCTTTCCAGGTTCAACCCGAACCGCGAGCCGGGTAGCCAATTGCCTGCCGACAAAAAATCTTAGggttcgtttggttcgcggaaagcatttttccttctaagaatatgatttctgggaaGCAGATTTCTAGGAAgaagatgcctaggaaagtacttttggcatgtttggttgaccatgggaaagtgacaaatttccaaagtgcttatgtttggttgaacaTCCATttttctggaaaagttatgtataatttctattatatccttaataaaaattagatctttaatgcctctttaatgcttctttaatgctgaagggcctttttgagaaaaaataaaaattgagtgatttccgcctcatggaaaagtaactttcccatgtttcttatgggaaaggcttttccatgaaatgtgggaatcatattttcatgggaatacaacttttccgtctctctcctttaaaaactccaaccaaacaagaggcatttcattactttttcgttgaccacactttccccccttccttttccgcgaaccaaacgagcccttaaagaGCATCGACGAAGGTTTGAGGGCCACAATCGACACCTATGCAATTTGAACACACCATGTCAGCCAAGCGAGAGGCACCAACCAAATCCTTGACAAAAACGATGGATTAACATACAGTTTTGAAACCTTAAATGTCCCACCATCTCTTCTCCGGAGCAACTTTTCTTCGCACATTTCATGTGAAGATCATCGGATATTCATTTGCTGCATTTGCACTTCCGACCAATATTCAAAGCATCTATTGAACGCTCTCTAGGTCTACCTGCTCCTAACTCAAACATTACGTTGCATTCCAAGTCCATCGATCTCAAGCCCTTGTCTCGAACCAATCTCCGGTCGTCGGTCTGGTCTTCACCAAACCTTGTCCAGACTTGGGCTTCTCGAACTAGTGTAAGATTTATGGATCCGCCTTTCACGGCTTCATGAACTATTCCT
Coding sequences within it:
- the LOC103704271 gene encoding 1-aminocyclopropane-1-carboxylate synthase 8, whose amino-acid sequence is MHKNLLSRKAACDSHGQDSSYFLGWEEYEKNPYDPNTNTSGIIQMGLAENQLSFDLIESWLESHPNLAGFKRDGTASIFRELALFQDYRGFPAFKKYHTLRSFYHNSDRFDRDLKWRTGVEIVPIQCSSSNGFEITKAALEEAYGRAKKLHLGVKGVLITNPSNPLGTSTTRHELDTLLDFVVARDIHLVSDEIYSGTSFGSPGFISVAEAMIGRGNVSHRVHIVNSLSKDLGLPGFRVGAIYSRNDYVVAAATKMSSFGMISSHTQYLLSELLSDKEFMRKYTEENKRRLKERHRQLVKGLQTAGVGCLRSNAGLYCWADMRHLLESKTFEGERELWKKMLYEVGLNISPGSSCHCNEPGWFRVCFANISVDTLNVAIRRLKTFVDSCLCSQDSGRLLRGLPLCPSRKRRIPLPPHESSVGSCNGHLEICAGG